In a single window of the Flavobacterium ammoniigenes genome:
- a CDS encoding DUF1338 domain-containing protein, giving the protein METQYKNLDYVLEGLISRYKERVPDVDKIVNGLLKEGILNNESAFHNDHIAFRTMGVPNLGIASMEKIFLHYGYKKKEYLYFEEKKLNAFWYHPPKPEYPRIFISELRVVDLSPATQEIILKYTNEVTFDPVDTLDLNDPKAVDHFLHKALWTLPTLEDYTTLLKESEYAAWTIYNRYYLNHFTISVHELAKCNDLESFNSWLEKNGIQLNDAGGKIKKSPDGLLWQSSTVAQMIEATFSNNEKMLISGSYVEFAERKVLPEFRHLPKEAIRREHRRDGFEAKNADKIFESTFTSQTTKK; this is encoded by the coding sequence ATGGAAACCCAATATAAAAATCTAGACTATGTTTTAGAAGGATTAATATCACGTTATAAAGAACGCGTACCTGATGTGGATAAAATTGTAAATGGACTTTTAAAAGAAGGGATTTTAAATAATGAATCTGCATTTCATAATGACCATATTGCTTTTAGAACAATGGGCGTACCTAACTTAGGAATTGCCTCAATGGAAAAAATATTTCTACATTATGGTTACAAGAAAAAAGAGTACCTCTATTTTGAAGAAAAAAAATTAAATGCATTTTGGTACCATCCTCCAAAACCAGAATATCCAAGAATTTTTATAAGTGAATTGCGTGTGGTTGATTTGTCGCCAGCAACACAAGAAATAATACTAAAATATACAAATGAGGTAACGTTCGATCCTGTAGATACTTTAGATTTAAACGACCCAAAAGCAGTAGATCATTTTCTGCACAAAGCATTATGGACTTTACCTACTTTGGAAGATTATACAACTCTTTTAAAAGAGAGCGAATATGCTGCCTGGACGATTTACAACCGATATTATTTAAATCATTTTACTATCAGTGTCCATGAATTGGCAAAATGTAATGATTTAGAATCTTTCAATAGTTGGCTAGAAAAAAACGGAATCCAATTGAATGATGCTGGAGGAAAAATTAAAAAAAGTCCTGATGGGTTACTTTGGCAAAGTTCGACTGTTGCACAAATGATAGAAGCCACTTTCTCAAACAATGAGAAAATGCTAATTTCAGGTTCCTATGTCGAATTTGCAGAAAGAAAAGTACTACCCGAATTCAGACATTTACCCAAAGAAGCTATTCGACGCGAACACCGTAGAGATGGATTTGAAGCTAAAAATGCTGATAAAATATTCGAAAGCACTTTTACTTCACAAACAACAAAAAAATAA
- a CDS encoding aldehyde dehydrogenase family protein, which yields MENNFIQKLGLSEKELGTYTGINAFGDFENSIESFSPVDGKKIAEVAFTSSSDYEKVVEKAQQAHLEWRKVPAPKRGEIVRQIGNELRNKKAELGQLVAYEMGKSLQEGLGEVQEMIDICDFAVGISRQLYGLTMHSERPQHRMYEQYHPLGIVGIISAFNFPVAVWSWNTALAWVCGNVCIWKPSEKTPLCAIACQKIVAKVFKENNLPEGISNLIMGDGTLGEIMTKDTRVSLISATGSTAMGKKVAVAVGNRLGKCLLELGGNNAIIITENADLSLAVRAAVFGAIGTAGQRCTTSRRLIIHESIYTAFLEKLVVAYQQLHIGSPLDSKNHIGPLIDQHAVQMYLNALSKCEKENATFIIKGKQLQGAEYESGCYVSPSIVAVEKTFEYLKEEVFAPLLYVIKYSNLEEAIAIQNDVPQGLSSSIMTLNMREAELFLSAEGSDCGIANVNIGTSGAEIGGAFGGEKETGGGRESGSDAWKAYMRRQTNSINYSTEIPLAQGIQFDF from the coding sequence ATGGAAAATAATTTCATACAAAAATTAGGATTAAGCGAGAAAGAATTAGGGACCTATACTGGTATTAATGCGTTTGGTGATTTTGAAAATAGCATCGAATCATTTTCTCCAGTAGATGGAAAAAAAATTGCAGAAGTTGCTTTTACCTCTTCATCAGATTATGAAAAAGTAGTTGAAAAAGCACAACAGGCTCACCTGGAATGGAGAAAAGTTCCTGCTCCTAAGAGAGGTGAAATCGTGAGACAAATTGGAAATGAATTACGAAATAAAAAAGCCGAATTAGGTCAATTAGTTGCCTATGAAATGGGAAAAAGTTTGCAGGAAGGCTTGGGTGAAGTTCAAGAAATGATTGATATCTGTGATTTTGCAGTCGGGATTTCAAGACAATTGTATGGATTAACAATGCATTCTGAAAGACCCCAACACCGAATGTATGAACAATACCATCCATTGGGAATTGTAGGAATCATTTCTGCATTTAACTTTCCAGTAGCCGTTTGGAGTTGGAACACCGCTTTAGCTTGGGTATGTGGAAATGTATGTATTTGGAAACCATCTGAAAAAACACCATTATGCGCCATTGCTTGCCAAAAAATTGTTGCCAAAGTTTTCAAGGAAAATAATTTACCGGAAGGCATCTCCAATTTAATTATGGGAGATGGCACTTTGGGGGAAATCATGACAAAAGACACACGTGTTTCCTTAATATCGGCAACAGGATCAACTGCAATGGGTAAAAAAGTAGCAGTAGCAGTTGGGAATCGATTAGGAAAATGTCTTTTAGAATTAGGCGGAAACAATGCAATAATAATTACTGAAAATGCTGATTTATCATTAGCAGTAAGAGCGGCTGTTTTTGGAGCTATTGGAACTGCAGGACAACGATGTACTACCTCAAGAAGACTTATCATTCATGAAAGTATATATACCGCATTTTTGGAGAAATTAGTTGTAGCCTACCAACAGCTACATATAGGTTCTCCTTTAGATTCTAAAAATCATATTGGACCTTTAATTGATCAGCATGCGGTGCAAATGTATCTCAACGCACTTTCAAAATGTGAAAAAGAAAATGCTACCTTTATTATCAAAGGAAAACAACTTCAAGGAGCAGAATACGAATCGGGTTGTTATGTTAGCCCAAGTATCGTTGCGGTAGAAAAAACATTTGAATATTTAAAAGAGGAAGTTTTTGCTCCTTTATTGTACGTGATTAAGTATTCAAATTTAGAGGAAGCAATTGCTATTCAAAATGATGTGCCACAAGGTTTGTCATCATCTATTATGACTTTAAACATGCGAGAAGCCGAACTATTCTTATCTGCCGAAGGTTCTGATTGCGGTATTGCCAATGTAAATATTGGGACTAGCGGTGCCGAAATTGGTGGTGCATTTGGAGGTGAAAAAGAAACTGGAGGTGGTCGAGAATCGGGCTCAGATGCATGGAAAGCTTATATGAGACGCCAAACTAACAGCATTAATTATAGTACTGAAATTCCGTTAGCACAAGGTATCCAATTTGATTTTTAA
- a CDS encoding RNA polymerase sigma factor, protein MAITPIDDATLVHDYIAGNEAALATLIKRHQSKIFGFIYSKLGDRDMANDIFQDTFIKVIRTLKSNAYNEEGKFLPWVMRIAHNLIVDHYRSNKKMPLYRETEDFSIFSIMTDDALTIENKLISDQVSNDLRQLVEELPVDQKEVLMMRLYQDMSFKEISEATGVSINTALGRMRYALLNLRKVIDKHQITLTN, encoded by the coding sequence ATGGCTATTACTCCCATTGATGATGCTACATTAGTACATGATTATATTGCTGGCAACGAAGCTGCATTAGCAACGCTTATCAAAAGACACCAATCCAAAATTTTCGGTTTTATCTATTCCAAACTTGGCGATAGAGACATGGCAAACGATATATTTCAAGATACGTTTATTAAAGTGATTCGAACTTTGAAATCCAATGCGTATAACGAAGAGGGAAAATTCCTTCCTTGGGTAATGCGAATTGCGCATAATTTGATTGTAGATCATTACCGCAGCAATAAAAAAATGCCATTGTATAGAGAAACAGAGGATTTTTCTATTTTTTCTATCATGACAGATGATGCTTTGACGATTGAAAATAAACTAATTTCTGATCAGGTTTCCAACGATTTACGCCAATTAGTTGAAGAACTCCCTGTTGATCAAAAAGAGGTATTGATGATGCGTTTGTATCAAGATATGAGTTTTAAAGAAATTTCGGAGGCTACTGGAGTGAGTATTAATACGGCATTAGGGCGAATGCGTTATGCATTACTTAATTTGAGAAAAGTGATTGATAAACATCAAATTACTTTAACTAATTAA